TTTGGAATTACTGCTGGTTCTGGCCCAGAATCAAACGACCTTCTTTGTCGACTGGAATCTGACCACCTGGATCACGGTCCATACGCACCGAACCTTCTTTACCATCCAGGGTGTACCGCACGTCATAGCCGACAACCTTGTCGCTGATGTCGTTGACGGTGTTACAACGGGTTTGCGTGGTGGTGTAGGTATCGCGGTTCTGCATGCCTTCCTGAACCTTGTTACCGGCGTAACCGCCACCGACCGCACCGGCTACCGTAGCCAGCTTCTTGCCATTACCGCCACCGACCTGGTTACCCAACAGGCCACCAGCCAGTGCACCGACCACGGTGCCGACGATTTGGTGTTGATCCTGCACAGGCTTCTGCCGGGTTACGGCGACGTCTTTGCAGACTTCACGCGGGGTTTTAATCTGGGTTTTCACCGGCTGTACCGCCAGCACTTGCGCATACTCAGGGCCGCTTTTTACCAGGCTGTAGGTGGCAACAGCACCCCCGGCAGTCACACCGACAGCACCCAATACCGCACCAACCAGCAACGACTTGTTCACGTTGAACCTCCTGACCATCACAAACGGACCGAACGATCCGCGCTATACCCAGCCTTGGAGCAAAAAAAAAGGCGCGAGTTCAATACTCGCGCCTTCTTTGTAACAGCGTGTCAACGAACGCCCATCAAGGGCGGTCGTCGACCTCCTTGCCGGTAGCGGCAGGAGGGATCAAGTCTTCGCTGTTGAGGTTCAGCCAGATCAGCACCACGTTGGCGATGTAGATCGACGAGTAGGTGCCCGCCAGAACGCCGATGAACAGCGCCAGGGAGAAGCCCCACAGGTTGTCGCCACCGAAGATCATCAGCGCCGCAATCGCCAGCAACGTGGAGATCGAGGTCGCCATGGTCCGCAGCAGAGTCTGGGTCGTGGAAACGTTGATGTTTTCGATCAGCGACGCCTTGCGCAGTACGCGGAAGTTCTCGCGAACCCGGTCGAATACCACGATGGTGTCGTTGAGCGAGTAACCAATGATCGCCAGCACCGCCGCCAACACCGTCAGGTCGAAGGTGATCTGGAAGTACGCGAGGATACCCACGGTCACGATCACGTCGTGGATCAGCGACACAATGGCGCCGACACCGAACTTCCACTGAAAGCGGAACGCCAGGTAAATCATGATGCCGGCCAGCGCCATCAGCATGCCGAGGCCGCCCTGGTCGCGCAGCTCTTCACCCACCTGCGGGCCAACGAACTCAACGCGCTTGACCGACGCCGGGTTGTCGCCGCCGACCTTCTGCAAGGCCTCGGCTACCTGGTGACCCAGTTGCGGGTCTTCGCCCGGCATACGCACCAGCAGGTCGGTGGTGGCACCAAAGCTCTGCACGATGGCTTCGTGATAGCCGGCCTTGACCAGCTCATTGCGCACCAGGGTGACGTCGGCGGGCTTCTCGTAGGTCAGCTCGATGAGCGTACCGCCGGTGAAGTCCAGGCCGTAGTTCAGGCCCTTATGGAACCAGCTGAACAACGCCAGAACGGTGAGCACCATGGTGAAGCCGAACGCAACGTTGCGAACGCCCATGAAGTTGATTGTACGTAACATGGCAGCCCCTTAAATCCACAACTTCTTGAAGTCACGCCCGCCAAAGATCAGGTTGACCATTGCGCGGGTCACCATGATGGCCGTGAACATCGAGGTAAAGATACCGAGGGACATGGTCACCGCAAAACCTTTGACCGGGCCGGTGCCCATGGCAAAGAGAATCCCGCCGACCAGCAAAGTGGTCAAGTTGGAGTCGAGAATCGCGGTAAATGCCCGGCCGAAGCCTTCGTTGATTGCACGCTGTACGGTCATGCCCGCCGCAATCTCTTCACGAATACGCGAGAAGATCAGTACGTTGGCGTCTACCGCCATACCCATGGTGAGCACGATACCGGCGATACCTGGCAGGGTCAGCGTAGCGCCCAGCAGCGACATCAAGGCCAGCAGCATCACCATGTTGCCCGCCAGGGCCACGGTGGCGATGATGCCGAAGAAGCGGTAGATGGCGATGATGAACAGCGACACGAACAGCATGCCCCACAAGGCTGCGTCGATACCTTTGGTGATGTTGTCGGCACCCAGGCTCGGGCCAATGGTGCGTTCTTCAGCGAAGTACATCGGCGCCGCCAAGCCACCAGCACGCAGCAGCAGCGCCAGCTCGGACGATTCGCCCTGGCCGTTCAGGCCAGTGATGCGGAATTGAGCACCCAGCGGCGACTGGATGGTCGCCAGGCTGATGATCTTCTTCTCTTCCTTGAAGGTCTGCACCGGCACGTCTTTCTCGACGCCGTCGACCACTTGCTTGGTGTAAGTGGTAACCGGACGTTGCTCGATGAAGATCACCGCCATGCTGCGGCCGACGTTGCTGCGCGTGGCGCGGCTCATCAAGTCGCCGCCGTGGCCATCCAGACGGATGTTCACTTCAGGCGTGCCGTGCTGCGAGTCAAAACCCGCCTTGGCGTCGGTCACCTGGTCACCGGTGATGATCAAGCCACGCTCGATCAACGCTGGAGGACGGTTACCTTCACGGAACTCGAATTCTTCGGCAGTCGCGCGGGAAGCCCCCGGCTCAGCAGCCAGACGGAATTCCAGGTTGGCGGTTTTACCCAGGATACGCTTGGCTTCAGCGGTGTCCTGTACGCCCGGCAGTTCAACCACGATGCGGTTGGCACCCTGACGCTGAACGATCGGCTCGGCCACACCCAGCTCGTTGACGCGGTTACGTACCGTGGTCAAGTTCTGCTTGATGGAGTATTCGCGGATTTCCGCCAGCTTGGCCGGGGTCATCGCCAGACGCAGTACAGGTTGGCCGTTCAGGTCAGCCGGTACGATGTCGAAATCGTTGAAGTTCTTGCGCACCAGCGCACGGGCCTGTTCGCGGGTAGCTTCGTCAGAGAAGCCCAGCTGGATGGCACCGTTAAGCTGCGGCAGGCTGCGATAACGCACCTTCTCTTTACGCAGCAGGCTCTTGACGTCGCCTTCGTAGACCTTCAGGCGTGCGTCGAGGGCCTTGTCCATGTCGACTTCCAGCAGGAAGTGCACACCACCGGACAAGTCCAGACCCAGCTTCATCGGGTGCGCGCCAATGCTGCGCAGCCATTTTGGCGTGGTCTGTGCCAGGTTCAGTGCAACAACGTAGTCGTCACCCATGGCCTTGCGCACAACGTCTTTGGCCGGCAATTGGTCTTCTGCCTTGGTCAGGCGCAGCAAGCCGCCCTTCGCATCAGATGCCAGTGTTGCCGCTTTAACCTGGATGCCCGCGTCGGTCAGCGCTTTGCTCGCGCGTTCCAGGTCAGCCTGATTGACTTGCAGCGAAGTGCTGGCGCCAGTGATCTGGATCGCAGGGTCATCAGGATAAAGATTGGGAGCGGAATAAATAAAACCGATCGCCAGCACCGCCAGGATCAGTACGTATTTCCACAGAGGGTATTTGTTCAGCATCACGCCGCCCGCTTATAACGCGGGGCGCCTTGCGCGCCCCGTCGATTGGTAAAGGTTGTTACTCAGATCGCTTTGAGCGTGCCTTTTGGCAGCGTGGCGGCGATGGCGCCCTTCTGGAACTTCATTTCTACGGTGTCGGAGACTTCCAGAACCACGAAAGCATCGGAAACCTTGGTGATCTTGCCGGCGATGCCGCCAGTGGTCACAACTTCGTCGCCTTTTTGCAGGCTGCCCAGCAGGTTTTTCTGCTCTTTGGCGCGCTTGGCCTGTGGACGCCAGATCATCAGGTAGAAGATGACCAGGAAGCCGACCAGGAAAATCCACTCAAAACCACCGCCCATAGGGCCGGCAGCGGCAGGCGCAGCGGCGTCAGCCATGGCATTAGAGATAAAAAAGCTCATTTAGCACTCCAGTTGCAAATAGTGAATCTTAGGGTCGGAAAACTCAGTCCAAGGGCGGCACAGGGAGCCCGCGCTTGGCATAGAAGGCATCGACGAAGGCGGCCAATGTACCCTGT
The sequence above is a segment of the Pseudomonas sp. R76 genome. Coding sequences within it:
- a CDS encoding glycine zipper 2TM domain-containing protein, with translation MNKSLLVGAVLGAVGVTAGGAVATYSLVKSGPEYAQVLAVQPVKTQIKTPREVCKDVAVTRQKPVQDQHQIVGTVVGALAGGLLGNQVGGGNGKKLATVAGAVGGGYAGNKVQEGMQNRDTYTTTQTRCNTVNDISDKVVGYDVRYTLDGKEGSVRMDRDPGGQIPVDKEGRLILGQNQQ
- the secF gene encoding protein translocase subunit SecF gives rise to the protein MLRTINFMGVRNVAFGFTMVLTVLALFSWFHKGLNYGLDFTGGTLIELTYEKPADVTLVRNELVKAGYHEAIVQSFGATTDLLVRMPGEDPQLGHQVAEALQKVGGDNPASVKRVEFVGPQVGEELRDQGGLGMLMALAGIMIYLAFRFQWKFGVGAIVSLIHDVIVTVGILAYFQITFDLTVLAAVLAIIGYSLNDTIVVFDRVRENFRVLRKASLIENINVSTTQTLLRTMATSISTLLAIAALMIFGGDNLWGFSLALFIGVLAGTYSSIYIANVVLIWLNLNSEDLIPPAATGKEVDDRP
- the secD gene encoding protein translocase subunit SecD encodes the protein MLNKYPLWKYVLILAVLAIGFIYSAPNLYPDDPAIQITGASTSLQVNQADLERASKALTDAGIQVKAATLASDAKGGLLRLTKAEDQLPAKDVVRKAMGDDYVVALNLAQTTPKWLRSIGAHPMKLGLDLSGGVHFLLEVDMDKALDARLKVYEGDVKSLLRKEKVRYRSLPQLNGAIQLGFSDEATREQARALVRKNFNDFDIVPADLNGQPVLRLAMTPAKLAEIREYSIKQNLTTVRNRVNELGVAEPIVQRQGANRIVVELPGVQDTAEAKRILGKTANLEFRLAAEPGASRATAEEFEFREGNRPPALIERGLIITGDQVTDAKAGFDSQHGTPEVNIRLDGHGGDLMSRATRSNVGRSMAVIFIEQRPVTTYTKQVVDGVEKDVPVQTFKEEKKIISLATIQSPLGAQFRITGLNGQGESSELALLLRAGGLAAPMYFAEERTIGPSLGADNITKGIDAALWGMLFVSLFIIAIYRFFGIIATVALAGNMVMLLALMSLLGATLTLPGIAGIVLTMGMAVDANVLIFSRIREEIAAGMTVQRAINEGFGRAFTAILDSNLTTLLVGGILFAMGTGPVKGFAVTMSLGIFTSMFTAIMVTRAMVNLIFGGRDFKKLWI
- the yajC gene encoding preprotein translocase subunit YajC, translating into MSFFISNAMADAAAPAAAGPMGGGFEWIFLVGFLVIFYLMIWRPQAKRAKEQKNLLGSLQKGDEVVTTGGIAGKITKVSDAFVVLEVSDTVEMKFQKGAIAATLPKGTLKAI